TCCTTGAGTAAGAATTCCATCTTCCGTGAGCGTTAATCCCTCAAGAAAATGATATGAGAATTTATTTTCTAAGTCCATTAGTTAACCTCTATGAAAAAATTGGTTTCTTGCATCCTGCATAAGCAATAGGAATAGTGGCTATTCATATTTATGTGTCATTAATGCTATAGGAGTTTACATTCGACATATCTATGGTTGTGTTCACTAATTTATCTTAGGAATTCAGTGATGTAATCTGAAATAGCCTTATTCAATTTTGATAAAATAGATTGTTCTCTAACGCGTTGAAAAATAATAATTTATAGTGTGTTCTTAACTGTTTTAAGATGTTGATTTAAGAAAACATAAGAGAAGCTGGTCATAGTGGTTAACTGCACTATAACCAGCAATTTTAACCAAAAGATTGTAATGCTTAGCCATTATCTTCTGAATTATCAGTTAAGAGTTCAATATATGCCTGCGCTTTGCTCTTAACACTTTCATCCTCACAATTGTTAATAATATGATAGAAACATTGCATTGCGTTATCGATATTTTTAGCCCCAATTTGACATTGACCCATACGATAAATAACTGAATAGTCATCATACGGGGAGTAATTGTAACTTAGTTTGTAAAGGTCATATGCTTGTTGATATTTCTTTTTTGACTGGCATACTGATGCAAAACCTTTTAGATATTCATGATTTTCGAACGCATAAATGCACAGAAATTTATAATAAATTTCTGCGTCCGTTATATTACCTTTTTCATGGTAGTCGAATGCATATGCATATATTCTATCAAGGATATCAGGAGTCAATCCATGTAGTAATGCCAGATTTTCTCCTTGCGATAATGCGTGTTTTAGTTGACTTGCCCATTCATCACTGTTATTGAATATTTCAAGTGTATCTGTGCTCATAATATTCCTCTGTGATGTGTTTCGTGATGCTAAATTATTATTGATTGACTCATTAATTTTTATGTATTTATCTTTTTTGAATTATGAGTTTTAAGCTTGCATTGCTTATGGGTATATTGGTTCATTATTAGTAAAAATACTGACCACTATAAACCAATAATGTCATTAGTTGTTTTGCTAATATTCACCTTATTAGTTATCTTATTTACGATATTTCATAAATGCCTTAATATGCATGACCTTGATTCATATTATCAATTTCCATTTTTTCGATGAAAATTAAAAAGGGGATTTTTGCGAAGGGTAGTAAGTCGTCTGGTTTTTTTTCTTTATTATGTCTGATGACGAGGGGGGATAGTACATCGGTGCATATAGTAGAGAATTTATTCAGGTCTAAATTATTCTCTATTTTGGCCAGTTTTATGAGTTCATTTGTAGCCATACTCATTAAATCATCTGTTATCGGAAATTTATATATGCTCATAGCAGATAATATTGCTTGCTGAATTATTTCTTCAGAAATATCCGCTATCTTTATTGACAAATCATGTGTTAGATATTTTCCTCCAAGAGATTCTTGTTCAATATAATTTAAACCAGACCTCATCGTAATTTTAACTGGATTCACGAATTTCTCTTCATTTTTCTTATTTTTGTTCTCCTGATCAGGAACTAATGGTTGCAGTGGTAGGCTATTATTAATATTTCGTGGCTTCATTTTACATTTCTCTCATTTGATTAGAGCAAAATCCGAATTCGCAGCTTCTGATAATGTCAAATATCACCTTTTCTAATGCTTTGTTCTATCAAAAATCGCTCATTTTTACTTTTTTTACCATAATGTTACTTAGTAGCATCGGCAATTTACATAACTTACATGTTATTTTTTATATCCTGAAAAAACAGATAGATAGTGTGCACACTCGAAATGATATTGGTAACATAAATAGCTTTATTCGTGACAAACATCTCAAAAGATTTCCTTTTATTATTTTTGAAATTCATTTGATCAAGGTTATCACCTTATGGAGACGTTACGTAGAATGACTATATTTGTTATCGGCACATTAGGGGTATTAAATTTAGTATTGATGGAAGGTGATTATTGAAAAGTAACATCGAGTCACGGTAAAAATGTGAGGTATATAATGGACATTGAGTTTTCGCAGATTCATGAAATGGTCTATATGCATGATATTGTAAATTCGGACTCGAAAAAGAAACCAAGGATTCCGTTAAAAAAATTCCTTAATGCTGAGAAGGTTCTCACGCAAACAACATCATGGGCACTAAATTCAAGATATGTGAATGTTAATTCTGTCAGTAAAGTCAACGTAAAGAGTAAAGTTAAAAACAGTTATATCTCACGATCTGTCAATGATGAGTTTAGTTTAACAGATGATGAAATCAATTCTTTTAAAGAAACGTTAGTCCTTTCCTCTATTGATTCACTAAGTAAACTGGTTCTTAATAATCCTCTTTCTGTATTGTTTACATCGACTGTACGAAGGAATAATAATAGAGCTAAGATGAATGTTGAGTTCGACTCATGGATTTGCACCAGATGTTGTTGATACATGATATTTTACATTGCAAGGTGATGTCTAAAATGAAAGATGTTGATCAAAACTTTGATGCTTTATACTGGCATATACTACAAGCATATTTAATTTTATTGTTTTATGATTAACGAGGTTCCATCTTTTTGTTATCTATTTAAGTTTACCTTGCACAATGCATGATTGCTCTGTTACCAATACTCAAAATAAAAGCATGCTTACCTTGCTTTAGTATATTATAGCTTACACTTTTTTCTGGAAAGACATAAAAATCAGGAATAAGTTCTGCAAGTCTATCATCATCGACTTGATCCATGATCTCAAATTTATTAACTTTCTTTGATGTTAAATGGGCTGTGTCATAGTTTTCAATCCATGTGTATTCAATATTTCGCCGTATTGATTTACTTTCTCTGTTACCTTGTTGCCAGGTTCCGCTCAACGCAACAGTTCCTGTTTTATTTTTTTGGTTGTACATAAAGTCGATGGTAAGATTTGCTCGCCCCTTGTCATTAAAGATTACCCAATTTGCAGTGCATGTTTCATTATATATCATTTTTTCTGCAGTATAAGAGTAAACAATGAAGAGAATAAACCCACTGATAAAAACTAA
The nucleotide sequence above comes from Escherichia coli. Encoded proteins:
- the ygeG gene encoding tetratricopeptide repeat protein is translated as MSTDTLEIFNNSDEWASQLKHALSQGENLALLHGLTPDILDRIYAYAFDYHEKGNITDAEIYYKFLCIYAFENHEYLKGFASVCQSKKKYQQAYDLYKLSYNYSPYDDYSVIYRMGQCQIGAKNIDNAMQCFYHIINNCEDESVKSKAQAYIELLTDNSEDNG
- the yqeJ gene encoding protein YqeJ produces the protein MIDYKKNLLFILVFISGFILFIVYSYTAEKMIYNETCTANWVIFNDKGRANLTIDFMYNQKNKTGTVALSGTWQQGNRESKSIRRNIEYTWIENYDTAHLTSKKVNKFEIMDQVDDDRLAELIPDFYVFPEKSVSYNILKQGKHAFILSIGNRAIMHCAR
- the yqeK gene encoding protein YqeK, with translation MDIEFSQIHEMVYMHDIVNSDSKKKPRIPLKKFLNAEKVLTQTTSWALNSRYVNVNSVSKVNVKSKVKNSYISRSVNDEFSLTDDEINSFKETLVLSSIDSLSKLVLNNPLSVLFTSTVRRNNNRAKMNVEFDSWICTRCC